Proteins from a genomic interval of Fibrobacter sp.:
- a CDS encoding M23 family metallopeptidase, whose translation MKKNSNKLIGSAGSALLFALFAGTVTFAEECNEATMDAFAYEDCLAAKGITTGTGAAVASESSTEQTTSKPFSYSPFGRDAYLTSSFGENRGTRYHLGIDYSTQMEEGWVVYAPEDGVISEVKTSPFGYGKVLFFKGASGKTWVFAHQSSFSPAVDEIVYKKMYDSKKNDISISPKISFKKGDTLSFAGSTGIGNPHLHLEVRTADNKALSPCGEGALCLDTIAPQIVAAAALYKDDVAFTSTEALDKKCVVTPIKNNFQNDAPVHVAFKIVDYSREPKENPMSIRRLELFRYDEKIYSKIQDTIPMSKQLRIRDELLWAEEADTAGDWHFINAKLPPQSEYRLEVEDYAGNITTKKFSLRSHCKGNSDFPKQHFQTTPLITYLSRPALNLARCDSNYTFSAVGKEGQMLSSNLCKVFGHKLTFLGKIAETFPAADKIVYGRGNDEKTIYMTTLRPGAASANWTVKDEDFEISQKVSGMAVKTNDGTPVLAFTRNITDSLNFFEFHPKGLQFSGKWEVCIDAQTAKAPLYWLGETSRNWFIFSKQTGGKKRCANTNELRDIASIDNQEVPTLGFPYWDNAIIGGVHQPALKIPLQFKYNGVESGNSITVKAGKKWIAAEYDSEPREIILEGERLPDEGESITIQIEDEAKHKASYTIPVPGM comes from the coding sequence ATGAAGAAGAATTCAAACAAACTTATCGGTAGCGCTGGGAGCGCGTTATTGTTCGCCCTGTTTGCGGGCACGGTCACTTTCGCGGAAGAATGCAATGAAGCCACCATGGACGCCTTCGCCTACGAAGACTGCCTCGCCGCAAAAGGAATCACGACAGGCACGGGAGCAGCGGTTGCAAGCGAAAGCAGCACGGAACAGACAACAAGCAAGCCGTTCTCGTACAGCCCCTTCGGACGCGACGCCTACCTCACTTCGAGCTTCGGCGAAAACCGCGGCACGCGATACCATCTGGGCATCGACTACTCCACGCAGATGGAAGAAGGCTGGGTTGTCTACGCTCCGGAAGACGGCGTGATAAGCGAAGTGAAGACTTCTCCCTTCGGCTACGGCAAGGTTCTATTCTTCAAGGGCGCTAGCGGCAAGACATGGGTTTTCGCCCACCAGAGCAGTTTCAGTCCCGCAGTAGACGAAATCGTCTACAAAAAAATGTACGACAGCAAAAAGAACGACATCTCGATTTCACCGAAAATCTCGTTCAAGAAGGGCGACACGCTCTCGTTTGCCGGAAGCACGGGCATCGGCAACCCGCACCTGCACCTCGAAGTCCGTACCGCCGACAACAAGGCGCTCTCCCCCTGCGGCGAAGGCGCACTTTGCCTGGACACCATCGCACCGCAGATTGTCGCGGCGGCGGCACTATACAAGGACGATGTCGCATTCACCTCCACGGAGGCGCTCGACAAGAAATGCGTCGTCACGCCCATCAAGAACAATTTCCAGAACGACGCGCCCGTGCACGTCGCCTTCAAGATCGTAGACTACAGCCGCGAGCCCAAGGAAAACCCGATGTCCATCCGGAGGCTCGAACTTTTCCGCTACGACGAGAAAATCTACAGCAAGATACAAGACACCATCCCGATGTCGAAGCAGCTCAGGATTCGCGACGAGCTGCTGTGGGCCGAAGAGGCGGACACCGCGGGCGACTGGCACTTCATAAACGCAAAGCTGCCGCCCCAGTCCGAATACCGGCTGGAAGTGGAAGACTACGCGGGGAACATCACCACGAAGAAGTTCTCCCTGCGCTCGCACTGCAAGGGCAATAGCGACTTCCCGAAGCAGCATTTCCAGACGACCCCGCTCATCACCTACCTCTCGAGGCCCGCGCTGAACCTTGCGCGCTGCGATTCCAACTACACGTTCTCCGCCGTAGGCAAAGAAGGTCAGATGCTCAGTTCCAACCTGTGCAAGGTATTCGGCCACAAGCTGACTTTCCTGGGCAAGATTGCAGAGACCTTCCCCGCCGCCGACAAAATCGTATACGGCAGGGGCAACGACGAGAAGACCATCTACATGACCACGCTCCGCCCGGGAGCCGCGTCGGCGAACTGGACCGTCAAGGACGAAGACTTCGAAATTTCGCAGAAGGTGTCCGGGATGGCGGTTAAAACGAACGACGGCACTCCGGTGCTCGCCTTCACAAGGAACATCACTGACAGCCTGAACTTTTTCGAATTCCACCCGAAGGGACTGCAGTTCAGCGGCAAATGGGAAGTCTGCATAGACGCGCAGACTGCCAAGGCGCCTCTCTACTGGCTCGGCGAGACGAGCCGCAACTGGTTCATCTTCAGCAAGCAGACCGGCGGCAAGAAGCGCTGCGCGAACACGAACGAACTCCGCGACATCGCATCGATAGACAACCAGGAAGTCCCGACGCTCGGGTTCCCCTACTGGGACAACGCCATCATCGGTGGCGTCCACCAGCCCGCACTCAAGATTCCCCTGCAGTTCAAGTACAACGGTGTCGAAAGCGGAAATTCCATCACGGTCAAGGCCGGCAAGAAATGGATTGCCGCCGAATACGATTCCGAACCGCGTGAAATTATACTGGAAGGCGAAAGGCTGCCCGACGAGGGCGAAAGCATCACCATCCAAATCGAAGACGAAGCAAAGCACAAGGCGAGCTACACCATTCCCGTTCCGGGCATGTAG
- a CDS encoding polysaccharide deacetylase family protein translates to MVRKFLLCFHDFSVWNFRKVLPYLRDLKALAGAPFCILVIPDTEGASAESVAAFRSTLADLKAEGFELSLHGYKHKAEFSQGRSYMGLFGMTVTHREAEFAGLSEYESGRLLQAGIDAWKALFEGTPDAGLKPVAFVPPTWYSNKFLPLQVRRMKMLYEDRFSLTTVGGKRYASPVASFAGVPEFMVKPTFKFGALMLDAPLGTPRIALHPVDFPERDDDVRDLVRIALSSGRKLVRYADL, encoded by the coding sequence ATGGTTCGCAAATTCCTTCTCTGTTTTCACGATTTTAGTGTCTGGAATTTCCGGAAGGTGTTGCCGTACCTGCGGGACCTGAAGGCCCTGGCGGGTGCGCCGTTCTGCATCCTCGTGATTCCCGATACCGAAGGGGCGTCCGCTGAATCTGTCGCGGCGTTCCGTTCCACCCTTGCCGATCTCAAGGCGGAGGGGTTCGAACTTTCGCTCCACGGCTACAAGCACAAGGCTGAATTCAGCCAGGGCCGTAGCTACATGGGGCTCTTCGGCATGACCGTGACCCACAGGGAGGCGGAATTTGCGGGACTCAGCGAGTACGAGTCCGGAAGGCTTCTGCAGGCGGGCATCGATGCCTGGAAAGCCCTGTTCGAGGGTACGCCCGATGCGGGCCTTAAGCCCGTGGCGTTCGTGCCTCCGACATGGTACAGCAACAAGTTCCTGCCCTTGCAGGTGCGCCGCATGAAGATGCTCTACGAAGACCGTTTCTCGCTCACGACTGTGGGCGGCAAGCGCTACGCCTCTCCGGTCGCGAGCTTTGCGGGTGTACCCGAATTCATGGTGAAGCCGACGTTCAAGTTCGGCGCGCTGATGCTGGACGCTCCTCTCGGTACTCCGCGCATTGCGCTGCACCCGGTGGATTTCCCCGAACGCGACGACGATGTGCGCGATCTCGTGCGCATAGCCCTGAGCAGCGGCCGTAAGCTGGTGCGTTACGCCGACCTTTAG
- a CDS encoding undecaprenyl-diphosphate phosphatase, whose translation MLESIILGLLQGLAEFLPISSSGHLVLGKELLGVSEAGMFFDIMLHAGTLLSIFVVFRKKIVEIIVGCIHRDPVQLKEAGYIVLASIPTAIIGIGFKKPLESLFENPRAVCVALLVTATLLFVSQWGRTGSKHPEAEGVKMNWWRALVTGVVQGIACIPGISRSGSTISGMIFMGVNRKYAGEFSFLMSIPAVGGAALLDVIKWVKCQGMTPEKALLDPEKAMKCIDAGSFSPELLAGMLVAFIAGIFALVWLMNFVQKGKFHYFSYYLWIVGILGLIFI comes from the coding sequence ATGCTTGAATCCATCATTCTGGGCCTATTGCAGGGCCTCGCCGAATTTCTCCCCATTTCCAGCTCCGGCCACCTCGTCCTCGGGAAAGAACTCCTGGGCGTAAGCGAAGCGGGCATGTTCTTCGACATCATGCTCCACGCCGGCACGCTGCTCTCCATCTTCGTCGTGTTCCGCAAGAAGATTGTGGAAATCATCGTGGGCTGCATCCACCGCGACCCCGTACAGCTCAAGGAAGCGGGCTACATCGTTCTCGCAAGCATCCCGACGGCGATTATCGGCATCGGATTCAAGAAGCCGCTCGAAAGCCTGTTCGAAAACCCGCGCGCCGTGTGCGTCGCCCTGCTCGTCACCGCCACCCTGCTTTTCGTAAGCCAGTGGGGCCGTACCGGCAGCAAGCATCCTGAAGCCGAGGGCGTCAAGATGAACTGGTGGCGCGCTCTCGTCACCGGCGTCGTCCAGGGCATCGCCTGCATCCCGGGCATCAGCCGCAGCGGCTCGACCATCAGCGGCATGATTTTCATGGGAGTGAACCGCAAGTACGCCGGAGAATTCAGCTTCCTCATGAGCATTCCCGCCGTAGGTGGCGCCGCACTGCTCGACGTGATCAAGTGGGTGAAGTGCCAGGGCATGACGCCCGAGAAGGCGCTGCTCGACCCCGAAAAGGCAATGAAGTGCATCGACGCCGGCAGTTTCAGTCCCGAGCTCCTGGCCGGCATGCTCGTCGCGTTCATCGCAGGCATATTCGCGCTTGTGTGGCTCATGAACTTCGTGCAGAAGGGCAAGTTCCACTACTTCTCGTACTACCTGTGGATCGTCGGTATCCTCGGCCTGATTTTCATCTAG
- a CDS encoding BamA/TamA family outer membrane protein gives MKKLVLYIMLFAAFALAEGVGACTVDSIAWTGEHSGFDDSQMDAALGAPCDAWKPLADKLARYYEDQGFVAAHVTGKIRQAELKQAELWQAGADANAVADAGAVVGAVSVAGMDSARGMHVLELEIVRGALYVWAPPENADSAGTKRDVFAKLSGIEDGKPVSLTDLERSERRLARMGYFEKTAPARLYRDPSRNRIFPVFSMRKANVSTAEGVLTYSSDENVWEGRLDVSLYNIAGTARDLQLEGFTGENSRHLTGYYKEPWILGSAWNVVVRGNFDEETLDGDGSAAGDSLESDSASSDVIERTIVGEVGVTRDIGFDFSIGVFFGMSEDDKHSTFEISYVSLDRFVLPRRGWRLEASATWKMGRPDSLDNYLGATASVLAYFPLYGNFISRFSGMAGGIFPTGASLARKDYFALGGPENFKGMHYRTLRSRSYGLSEIAILWQYGYDLSIEAFYQPGLYRRLAPDHGWSREQNYGIGFTQYRGNWSVNLYYALRNGENYLDGIIGFGLRTLF, from the coding sequence ATGAAAAAATTGGTGCTGTACATAATGTTGTTTGCGGCCTTCGCATTGGCGGAGGGTGTGGGCGCATGTACCGTAGACAGCATCGCGTGGACAGGCGAACATTCCGGATTCGACGATTCGCAGATGGATGCGGCCTTGGGCGCGCCCTGTGACGCTTGGAAACCGCTGGCCGACAAGCTTGCCCGCTATTACGAGGACCAGGGTTTTGTCGCGGCGCATGTGACGGGAAAAATCCGGCAGGCGGAACTTAAGCAAGCGGAACTTTGGCAGGCAGGCGCTGATGCGAACGCTGTTGCTGATGCAGGCGCGGTTGTGGGCGCTGTTTCTGTTGCGGGCATGGATTCCGCACGCGGAATGCATGTGCTCGAACTTGAAATCGTGCGGGGAGCGCTCTACGTGTGGGCTCCGCCCGAAAACGCTGATTCCGCGGGAACGAAGCGCGATGTGTTCGCGAAACTCTCGGGCATCGAGGATGGCAAGCCCGTTTCCCTCACGGACCTGGAACGCTCGGAACGCAGGCTTGCCCGCATGGGCTACTTCGAGAAGACGGCACCCGCGCGCCTTTACCGCGATCCGTCGCGCAACAGGATTTTCCCCGTGTTCAGCATGCGCAAGGCGAACGTCTCTACGGCGGAAGGCGTCCTGACCTATTCGAGCGACGAGAACGTCTGGGAGGGTAGGCTTGACGTGAGCCTGTACAATATTGCGGGGACGGCGCGCGACCTGCAGCTTGAGGGTTTTACGGGCGAAAACTCGCGCCACCTGACGGGCTACTACAAGGAACCGTGGATTTTAGGCTCGGCCTGGAATGTCGTTGTGCGCGGGAACTTCGACGAGGAAACACTTGACGGCGACGGAAGTGCCGCCGGCGATTCTCTGGAATCGGACTCCGCCTCGAGCGATGTTATCGAAAGGACCATCGTGGGCGAGGTGGGCGTCACGCGCGACATCGGCTTCGACTTCAGTATCGGCGTGTTCTTCGGCATGAGCGAAGACGACAAGCATTCCACCTTCGAGATTTCGTACGTGTCGCTGGACAGGTTCGTGCTTCCGCGCAGGGGCTGGCGCCTGGAAGCCTCGGCCACATGGAAGATGGGCCGCCCCGACTCGCTCGACAACTACCTCGGTGCCACCGCGAGCGTCCTCGCGTACTTCCCGCTGTACGGCAATTTCATCAGCCGCTTCTCGGGCATGGCCGGCGGAATCTTCCCGACAGGCGCGTCACTTGCGCGCAAGGACTACTTCGCTCTGGGCGGGCCCGAGAATTTCAAGGGGATGCATTACCGCACGCTTCGCAGCAGGAGCTACGGGCTTTCGGAAATCGCTATCCTCTGGCAGTACGGCTATGACTTGAGCATCGAGGCGTTTTACCAGCCCGGACTCTACCGCCGGCTTGCGCCCGATCACGGCTGGTCCCGCGAACAGAACTACGGTATTGGCTTCACGCAGTACCGCGGCAACTGGAGCGTCAATCTGTATTATGCGCTGCGGAACGGCGAAAACTACCTTGACGGCATTATCGGTTTCGGTTTGAGGACGCTGTTCTAG
- a CDS encoding roadblock/LC7 domain-containing protein, which produces MGKVRRLMLAYQASVKADYIVLCHRDGSIIAEVGTLGIDATPLAVLSTASFDSARQVGMMLGGENFQSVSYAGEKRSIYISPVDEALLLVQVFPGSRLPNRIDDFNRLLVEKLVDAVPAFTQNTSKLR; this is translated from the coding sequence GTGGGAAAGGTTCGCCGGTTGATGCTTGCTTACCAGGCCAGCGTCAAGGCTGATTACATTGTCCTTTGCCACCGTGACGGTTCCATTATCGCCGAAGTCGGTACCCTCGGTATCGACGCCACTCCGCTTGCAGTTCTTAGCACGGCATCGTTCGACTCCGCCCGCCAGGTGGGCATGATGCTCGGCGGCGAGAACTTCCAGTCCGTCTCCTATGCGGGCGAGAAGCGTTCCATCTACATTTCTCCTGTGGACGAGGCGCTCTTGCTGGTGCAGGTGTTCCCGGGCTCCAGGCTCCCGAACCGCATCGACGACTTCAACCGCCTGCTTGTCGAAAAGCTGGTGGACGCCGTTCCCGCATTCACCCAGAACACAAGTAAACTCAGGTAA